In Limisphaera ngatamarikiensis, the DNA window TCTGTTTTCCGTGGTGTTGAGCACGGGGCTGCTCCTGGTAGTGGCGGCCTGTCGGCAGGTGCCGGTGTCGGAGGGCACCGCGTCGGGCGCGGCGGGGCCGCGCGGTCAACCGGCGGAAACGCAGCGGGTTCGGTACAGTCCGGCGTATGATGCCGAGATTGAGTCGATTTTGGAACTGGCGCGGAAGGGGCGTTGGGAACAGGCGCAGGAGCAGGCGGACATGTTGCTGGCGCGTGCGCCGGAGGACAGTGCGGTGCAGCGGTTGCATTCATGGGTGAGCCAGCAGCGGCAGGCGGCGCGGGAGAAGGCCCTGGAGGACAAGATCCGCGAGATCGATGCGGGGAATTCGGTGTTCAATCCGACGATTCCCGGGTTGTTGACGGAGAACAAGGACCGGGGGTTGCCGGCGAGCAAGGATGTGCGGGACACGATTGAGAAGATTGAGACCAGCCGGGTCATTCCGGAGACGTACGGGACGGTGCGGCGGGAGAAGGGGCCGTTGTTTGATCTGGCGGCGGCACGCGGTCCGATGGCCAAGCTGATGGAGAAGGAGGTGACGATCCACCTGGACAACGTGACGCTGGAGAACCTGATTGTGCAGTTGAGCCAGATTACGGGGATCAACATCGTGGCCGACAAATCCCTGCCGGTGCTGAAACAGACGCTCAGTGTGAACGTGGACAAGGTCCGGCTGTCGGAGTTTTTGCGGTATGTGGAGCGCAACTACGAGGTTCAGTTTCAGGTCGGGCCGGAGCTGGTGTGGGTGACGGATGCGAAGGATCCGAAGAAGTTGATGGAGGAGACGCGTTTTTACCGGTTGCGCACCGGTTTTGTGCGTCCGGCGCGCCTGGGTGCGGAGGAGGCGGTTCGAACCGAGACGCGTGCCCCGAACAACGTGGTGACGGTGACCGAAACCCAGCGGTTCCGGAGGTTTGTGAATGACGAGGCGCCGGAGTCGCCGTCGCTGGAGCAGGCGATCACGAACTTTTTCACGGGGAAATGGTACATCGACTATGAGCGGAACCTGATTGTGGCGCGCGGGACACCCGAGCAACTGGAGGTGTTGGAGCGGTTGATCGAGGAGTTTGACCGGCCGATCCAGCAGGTGCTGATTGAGGCACGGTTTGTGACGATTTCGAAACCTGCCTTTTTGCAGCTGGGGCTGTTGTGGGAGACGGGTCGGGCGTTGCAGGGCGCGCGGGTGCCGCAGGATTTCACGGGACTGGCCAGTCTGCAGAGTTTCCCGACGGTCAACAACGTGCCGGCGGTGGGGATCGGGTTGCAGGAGGTGTTTACCAACATCCTGGGACGGCGCGCGCTGAGCGCAACGTTGAGTGCGCTGGAACAGAGCGGGGAAAGCCAGACGATCAGTGCCCCGCGCCTGACGGTGTTGAACAACCGGCCGGCGACCATCTCCGACGGCAAGGTGCAATACTACTACGAGGAGTACCAGGTGAAACAGACGGTGCAACAGTACTACACGGCGTCCTCCTGGGTGCCGAGCGGCAGACCCACCAAGGTCACCGCGGGCGCGGAGTTGAACGTGCTGGCCAGCATTGCCGGCGACGGCAAGCACATCATTCTGGCCTTGAACCCGAGGGTGAACACGGACGTGCAGTTGGTTCCCTTTGCCACGCTGACGGATTACGACGCCCAGAACAAGCAGGTGCTGAATTCGTTTACGCTGAAGCTGCCGGAGTATCGGACCCAGGAACTGGCCACGCGGGTGGTGGTGCGGTCCGGGGAGACGGTCGTGATGGGCGGCGTATTGGAGCGGGAACGAACCACAATGGTCGAGGCGGTGCCGGTCCTGGGGAACATCCCGGTCATTGGCGCGGCGTTTCGGCGGCGCACGGAGGTGGACAAACCGCGGTACCTGCTCATTTTCGTGACGGCCACGATTGTGAACGAGAAGGGCGAATTTGTGATCTACGAGGACTGACCCGGTGGGGGTGGACGGCAGGAGACACCAGCGGATGTGCCCCGGAGGACGACAGCGGTGGATAGCGTTGGATCGCGGCCGCAGCCGCGTAAAGGTGGTCCTCGGTGAGAGACGGGACGGCCGGTTCCACCTGTTGGAGGCGCGGGTGGTGGATCTGGAGGAGGAAGGGCTGGTTACGCCCGAGGAGGTGCGCCGTTATTTGGGGTCGGTCCTGGAACCGTGGGGTGAATGTCCCCTGGTGCTGGTGCTGCCGCCCCGGCTGAGTTTTTCCCAGGTTTTGGATGTCCCGCCGCCGGGGACGGCGGCCGACCTGCCCCGGCTGATTGAAGAGCAAACCGCGCGGTTGCGCGGCCTGGGTCAAGGGCCCTGGCTTTACGAGGCCACGGCGTTGGAACCGTGGGGCCGGTGGCAGCAGCCCTGGTTCCTGACACTGGCGCGGCTGGAGGACATCCAGCAATTCCTGGAGGAGACAGCGCCGCGGCTGACCGAGGTGCGGCATGTATGCAGCGCGCCGCAGGCCTTGTGCGAGGCCTGGTGTTGGGCGGTGCCCGAGGGGCGAGACGCGTGGTTGCTGG includes these proteins:
- a CDS encoding type II secretion system protein GspD; its protein translation is MSRKGSLFSVVLSTGLLLVVAACRQVPVSEGTASGAAGPRGQPAETQRVRYSPAYDAEIESILELARKGRWEQAQEQADMLLARAPEDSAVQRLHSWVSQQRQAAREKALEDKIREIDAGNSVFNPTIPGLLTENKDRGLPASKDVRDTIEKIETSRVIPETYGTVRREKGPLFDLAAARGPMAKLMEKEVTIHLDNVTLENLIVQLSQITGINIVADKSLPVLKQTLSVNVDKVRLSEFLRYVERNYEVQFQVGPELVWVTDAKDPKKLMEETRFYRLRTGFVRPARLGAEEAVRTETRAPNNVVTVTETQRFRRFVNDEAPESPSLEQAITNFFTGKWYIDYERNLIVARGTPEQLEVLERLIEEFDRPIQQVLIEARFVTISKPAFLQLGLLWETGRALQGARVPQDFTGLASLQSFPTVNNVPAVGIGLQEVFTNILGRRALSATLSALEQSGESQTISAPRLTVLNNRPATISDGKVQYYYEEYQVKQTVQQYYTASSWVPSGRPTKVTAGAELNVLASIAGDGKHIILALNPRVNTDVQLVPFATLTDYDAQNKQVLNSFTLKLPEYRTQELATRVVVRSGETVVMGGVLERERTTMVEAVPVLGNIPVIGAAFRRRTEVDKPRYLLIFVTATIVNEKGEFVIYED